The DNA region AACTGTATATCACTAAGTATCACACAGTGTGGTACAATGTAACCTGTTGTCTTTCTGGTCAAGAAAAACCAAAGACTGGAATAGCAAGAATTTAGCAAGTCAGGATGGATATTCATAGAGCTTTCATGGAAAAACTTTCAGTTTTTATCTTCCTTTTCATTGTATCTAATTCTGACTGCTGCTACCAGTCACTTGTTGTCATGGGCATTCAGTTTACTCACATTCAAAACATAAATGTGAGCTTACAGAGTACCATGTGAGTATCCATTATACGGAAAATCCTTCATCTTCTCCAGTtgcctgcctgagcccagagTAAAAATGTTTTGTGCAGGGTTTCTCCACAGGAGGAATCCATAAGCTTCATTAGGTCTTACTGCCACCAGGAGCTCACTCCCAACAAAGAggttgtatgtgtgtgggggggatggggagtggaTCTGATTAATGTCTATTGCATTTGCAGTGGATCCTCCTAATTTTTCTGGAAAGTAACAAATAATGTTTCATTTTCTTGAGAAAGTTACAGGCGCTCCTCTTTTATTTATTACTCCTTGTCATTTGATTCTTCTTTTAGTGATTGGTACTATGCAAGAAGTCCATTTCTGAAGTCTAAAATGAGTTCTGACATTGTGGGTCAACTCTATGAGTTGACTGAGGTTCAGTTTGACTTGGCATCAAGAGGGCATGACTTAGATGCTGCTTGGCCAACATTTGCCAGGTAATGTAGTAAAACTTAACTGTTTTCAATACAGTTAGAGCCATAACACACCGTCTGTGACTTGCAAAAACTTCTGCAACTTTTCTGTTTAACATAAAAGGAGGCATAAGCCTTCACCTTGTAACATCTCTGCAGCCAACCTGGACTTCATGGTCATTACTGGGCTGAATGCCAGGGGTCAATCTGATGCTCATTCAAGTCTGAgagtccttccactgacttcagcgggcaTCAGCTCAGACCCCCTGGGGTCTGCTTACATCTTCACAGTGATGATGAGAAGTTAACTTGGGGCCCTCTTGTCCAAAGGCTGCGTCCTGTACCAGCTGAACTAACCATGAATCTCTTTCATTTGAGCAGGAAGAGAACTCATGACACACACCTGTTTCAGCAGGCCTGCTTCTGCCTGAAAGGGGCTAATCCTCCATGTAGAGGTTGATCCAGATCCACTGAGGTCTGTAGGAgccttcccattgatttcaatgaatgtTGGATCAGACCCCATCACGCTAGCCAGTAGGACATTGTCATATCCAGTGATTATAACTAAAAGAATCCATAAAGTGAGAGCAGACAATTATGTGTGTGCGTGCGTTTAGGCATtgttaaaagatttcttttttgttttttcttgcggTCTACAGGAGGACATTGTCCTCACATGGCTCTTCAGCATATTTGTGGAAGCCTCCAAGTCGCAGTTCAAGCATAAGTAGTTTAGTGAGCAACTATTTGCAGGTAATTGAATGACAAAGAAGTGCATGCAATGTAGGCCACATTTCCTTAACATCAAAGATCTTTAGGCCTGTGAGCTGTGTAACACCTTGTGACTTTAGTGGGAAACTATAAAAAACCTACAATAAATATAAAGGAGAATTGTCTCATAGCTGTATGATGGGATGGATAGACCACACACTGAAAAGGAAGGTGCCAGAGAGACCCTGTGTACCCACCCATCTGTCCCTGTCAGTCGAGGTGGTTGGAAGGAAGcctttaaaaaggaggaaactgCAGGCAGGAGAGATCACCCTGAGCAGGAAATTGCTGGAGTGACTCTTGATACCACAAGGGGAGCTTCCATGCAGGAGATCTACAGCCCCGACCCTTTGGAGAGTGCACCAAACTCCCAGTATAGGCCTGACAAAGTGACCCTGATTCAATAGCCCAGGCAGCAGGTCTCCACGAAAACTGCTGCACTGAAGCAAGAAGGTACTGTTTGCCTTTGTCCCTTTCAGTTGGATCAAGGAAGAAGTTATTCTTGGAGTGCTGAgacatttaattttccttttatgtCCTCCATCAGGAGAGATTTAAGAAGGCCTGCAAAGGATGGGGTCCCCTCTTTGCAAGGAGTAGGAAACTGGGGCCTATGTTTAAGCCAGTGGGTGTGGCCAGAGTCTCCCATCACTTGGGAGAAAAACCTAAGAGGACTCTTTTTACAAGTTGATTAAACCTAACATTTAAGTcgtcttcaaaaaacaaaacaaaacaaaacaaacaaaaaaaccccccaaagcTTACAAAATCTCATGACTAGAAAGGTTTTCATTAGCATCAATGAAAATAGCCTTCTTTCCTTTAAGCTTTCCTTTCACAGTTTTGTGATTCCAACCACAACAGCACTGTGCTAGCATCCAAGACCCCCCAATGCAGTAAAGTACTTTAtatattaaagtcaatgggatgcaAGCGTGTGCTAAAAtgcattgctgaatcagggccacaaTACAAACTGGTGTAACATCACTGGCTAAGATGCATAATATACAAagagtaaataaataatgaacaGAACTTTATTTTGTTCTGAGATGTCAGACGCTGGAGTGCTGAGCCCTACAGAAATGCTTATAAATGAATAAAAGTAATTCATAATCAAGGGGACTAACAGTAGCATGGattaggattttttttagtaTTGATTTTTATCTTGACAGCATCCCTTAAGTATTCATtttattaccaccaccaccaagtaTTAATCAACAAAAGCAGTTAAGCTATCACTGAGTCCTGGAACATTCATAAGCTTTCATGTATAAAAATACACTGTTTCCAATTTAacttttctgttctttccttcccGCCCTCTTAGACACAAGAGTTTCCAGGTAGCCCTGATGCAAATAACTTGCTAAATGCTGAACACTTGGAGGGATTTGAAGAGATGCGTATGGAACTTGACCAGGGagagctgaggcagagggagctgcaggaccggATTAATCAGCTACAAAAGGAAAACCAGGAGCTACAGGCAGCTGTCAGCCTTCAGAAAGAACAAGTGCAAGTGGAAAAGGAAAAGAGCAGCAACTTCAATGAGGAGAACTCCAGACTGGCAAAGACGATAGCAGAGTTACAGAAACAGTGTGAGGTTTCCCACTCCACTCAGAGCACTGTTCATGACCTACAAAAATGTGTGCAGGCATTAGAAGTGAACGCAGCCAAGCAGCAAAAGGAATACCACACAAGGCTTGAGCAAATGGAGTCGAGTAAGAAGGACTATGCCTTAGAACTGCAGCTCTTGAATCAGGAGCTGGAAACCACCAGGGCTTCAGTCAGCATGAAGGATGTCTGCATCAGTGAGCTCCAGACCAAGCTAAGTTCAACAGAGCAGAAGAATCTAGAGCTCATTGCAAAAGTCGATGCTGTCTTGGATGAAAAAGGACAACAAACCTCTACCCAGTATGAGACTACCCTAAAGATCCAAGAATTGCTGGACAAACTTCACCAGGCAGAAAAGGAAAAGGCTGACATCCAGAAACTAAATAACGAACTTCTGTCTCAGGTAAAGACAGCGAGAGAGGAACTGCAGCTGAAAGAGGGGGCACAGAAAGAACTGGAATCCAGATTTAGTTGCCTCATCACGGACTCTAAAAAAGAGAGTGAAAAACTGCTCATGAGCCTGGAAATGATGGCAAAAGAAATGGATACAGTGCAGGAGGCGCTGACTGTGAAAGGAAAGGAGGTGGCTGAACTCCAGATCCAGCTGAAGGGCTCTCTGGCTCGTGTGGGGTCGCTGGAAAAAAATCTTGAAGAGACCAGACAAGCAAAAGAGAACCTTCAGAAAGAGTGCAGCTGCAGGGAAGGTGCAATGAAGCAGGAAGCCAGAACCTTGGCAGAGCAACTTGAGCTGCAGGAGGATCATTTATCAAAGCTGAGTCAGAAGGTGCACAACCTAGAGGAGCAAAACCAAAAACTCCTCTCAAGCAATGATCATCTCCTCCAGAAGGTAAAGGACATGGAGGAGCTCACAGGACAACAAAGATTGGCACTGAACGAAATTGGTGAAGAAAGCAAGAAACTGAAATCTGAGAATGCAAATCTGCACCAAACCAAGGAGAAGATGAAAGAGAAGCAGAAAAACCTGGAGGCATCTAAAGCCTCTTTGGAAGCTGAATTGGCCAGGCTGAGGGCATCGGAGAAACAGCTCCAGAGTCAGATTGATGATGCCATGGTGTCGGTggatgaaaaagagaaaaagctcCGGGAGCAGAACAAACAGTTGCATGAAGACTTGCAGAATGTCAGAAGGCAAAATCAGATCCTGGAAGAGAGGCTACAGTCTCTGCATTCTGAATACcaagaactgaggcaaagagaagaTACCATCAAGGAGTCTTTAGCTGAATTGAAAACAGAGCACAAGAGTGCCAAACAGCATGGTTTACAGGTGGAAAAGATTCTGTTTTCCTTGAAAGAGTGTGAAGAATCTCTTAGGTCACAGGTTACAGAGAAAGATGTGACACTGCAAGGCATAGAGAGCCAATGCAAGCAGTTACAGGCAGAGATTGAGATGTACCGAAAAAAAGCAGAGTCCCTTGAGGTGGAAAAGCTAAGAATGGAAAAAACATGCCTTcatcaaataaaattaattgaATCTCTTACTGGAGAGAAGGATTCAGTGGAGAAGGCCCAACTGGAGCAGGCAGCATGTCAGGAGAAAAAGGCACAAGAGTTGTCTTCCAGGCTAGCTGTGTCTGAAAAGCAGCTGCACATCAACCAGAGTGAAGTGTCCAGGTTGCAGGCAGAAGTGATTGACCTTCGAGCCAAGCTTCAAGAGAcagctgatgagagagagaggatgcaaGGCAAGCTGGATGTTACGGAGGCAGTTCTGGGGGAACAAAAGACACTGGTCCAGCAGCTGAAAGAGCAGAGTGAATCACTCAACAGAAACCATGTGCAAGAGCTGGTGCAGTgtaaagaaagagaggaaactCTGAAAAAAGAGCGGGAACAGGAAGCCCTTCAAAAGGCTGAGCTGGAGAAGAATGTGCTGAGTCTCAGGGAAGAGCTATCCAAGGTTAAACAGTATTTGGAGACCgttaaaatggaaaatgtagaAACCAATGACTTGCTCCACAGAACCAACACTGACATGGCTGAACTTGGTATTCAGATCTGTACCTTGACCTCTGAGAAGGGGGATGCAGAAGAGAAACTGGCCCGGGTCACTGAGAAGCTCAGGGAATTGGGTGAGCAAGCAGCAAAGGAGCAGGAGAGGCTGCAACTTGACATCTCCATGCTCAGGCAGGAGAACCAAGGCCTGACAGAGAAACTAAAGGAGTATCAAGCACACGTTGTAGCTGTTTCCAGCCTGCAAACACAGCTGGAGGTGGCAGAGAAACAGGCCCAAAGCTTCCAAGAGACCAGCAAAGAAGAGCTATCTGCAATAAAATTTCAAATGAGCACAGAGATTATAAATTATCAGACAAAATTCAAGGTAAATTAATATAATACTCTACATGCTATTCTGCATTCTATATGCTTGACAGTGTTCACTGACGTGGTAAGGAGAAGTAATTCCCTCCTCTGCAGGAATTACAGAGTGaaatggcctgtgttatggagGTTGGATAATTGCAACAGTCCCTTTTGGCTTTAATCTATGCACATATGAATTTAGGGGGAATTAGTCCCTAACACCCCCTGAGCCTTGCTCTGCAATATGCTAAGCAACTTTGATTCTCCTTGATGTTTAACACTGAACCAGTTACATTCTCTTTACTACACTGGGTCAGCAGAACAAGGCTATGGATGTGTGAACCTCCTTTCTTTGCAGAATATTGAAAAGGTGGTTTTCAGACCCAATGGTTGCTCAACTTTCATGAATATTACTCATCAAAACACTATGAATATTTCAGCTTATGATTTGCCGTTATTTAAAAGTACCTGTAATACAATGGGCCCAATACTGCAAGATGCTGCATACCTCCTGCACCGAGCTAAGTGCCCTCAGTTCCCATCAATTCCCTGATAACAGTAACACCCATACTGGTACTCTCCCAAAAATCCAGTTACAACCCAACATCTGCCCACTCATGAAACCAGAATAAGATGCTCACAGGAACCCTTTCTTCTCTATCCTTGTGTccaatgatcagcagtgaaatagttaatatttgtaatatttacATTATCTTTAGGCTTTAGTGTCAACATCTGTTGATATGAATAAGGCCAACTCACCCCTCTGTTAGAGGCACTGTTTCAGGCAGTCTGCAGACTCTGACATATAGCACAGCACAGGTTACACTAAGTTCACACCTGGAAGCTTATCTATTTGAACATAAGGGCTAGAGGCCcatggtgggattttcagaagtctgAGTGTGGGCCTGGCTCCGCTGCTATTGCAAtcaatgttgatttcagtgagatcaAAGTTAGAAATCCCAGCCTGAGTGGTAATTTTACTGTGCAAGATACAGCCACCGAAATAAAAGTCTAGTTTCAGGAAGCGGTCATGAGCCACTCCGACTGAACTCTGGATCATGTGGTGAGAAATTCCGGAAAGATAAAGAACTGTGTGTCTGTTACTGCAGCTCTGAGGCTGAGGCTGCCAGTTGATCAGATGTACACAATTCTGTGTATGCTGAGATTCTTCTAACGTCGAACAGTGGTGTGCGCTTACTTTCTGCTTTCTTTGCCCACAGAGCATCTCCTAATTCCCAGCATGACTTGTGCTCCCTTTGTACTTTCAACACAACATTTACATGTTTAGCAAGTTGGGCCTTTTTTGTTATAACCCATAATAATGGCTGGAAAAACATCATCCGACTACCACAACGGGGGACTTTTCCTATGAATTAGGCCCCAAGTTTCCTGGGATGCCCATTT from Chelonoidis abingdonii isolate Lonesome George chromosome 2, CheloAbing_2.0, whole genome shotgun sequence includes:
- the FYCO1 gene encoding FYVE and coiled-coil domain-containing protein 1 isoform X6, with amino-acid sequence MRMELDQGELRQRELQDRINQLQKENQELQAAVSLQKEQVQVEKEKSSNFNEENSRLAKTIAELQKQCEVSHSTQSTVHDLQKCVQALEVNAAKQQKEYHTRLEQMESSKKDYALELQLLNQELETTRASVSMKDVCISELQTKLSSTEQKNLELIAKVDAVLDEKGQQTSTQYETTLKIQELLDKLHQAEKEKADIQKLNNELLSQVKTAREELQLKEGAQKELESRFSCLITDSKKESEKLLMSLEMMAKEMDTVQEALTVKGKEVAELQIQLKGSLARVGSLEKNLEETRQAKENLQKECSCREGAMKQEARTLAEQLELQEDHLSKLSQKVHNLEEQNQKLLSSNDHLLQKVKDMEELTGQQRLALNEIGEESKKLKSENANLHQTKEKMKEKQKNLEASKASLEAELARLRASEKQLQSQIDDAMVSVDEKEKKLREQNKQLHEDLQNVRRQNQILEERLQSLHSEYQELRQREDTIKESLAELKTEHKSAKQHGLQVEKILFSLKECEESLRSQVTEKDVTLQGIESQCKQLQAEIEMYRKKAESLEVEKLRMEKTCLHQIKLIESLTGEKDSVEKAQLEQAACQEKKAQELSSRLAVSEKQLHINQSEVSRLQAEVIDLRAKLQETADERERMQGKLDVTEAVLGEQKTLVQQLKEQSESLNRNHVQELVQCKEREETLKKEREQEALQKAELEKNVLSLREELSKVKQYLETVKMENVETNDLLHRTNTDMAELGIQICTLTSEKGDAEEKLARVTEKLRELGEQAAKEQERLQLDISMLRQENQGLTEKLKEYQAHVVAVSSLQTQLEVAEKQAQSFQETSKEELSAIKFQMSTEIINYQTKFKAVSEECEKVKKQLEEQKRQLCAAEEEIAELQAINTDLSSKLEYATEQLTEYESTRLKKDEEVMLLKKHLERTQKEADKANEQVKEYGDKLNKVTADRDNNDQKLLAELDDLTRTKQFLEERLIELLRDKDALWQKSDALEFQQKLCAEQRWLGDTEVNHCLSCQREFTWMMRRHHCRLCGRIFCYYCCNNYMMTKHSGKKERCCRACFNKPRVIVDYTDDSGSRASQEEPPALLNSAVSPTQEGTVTNETSKPPDDAVFDIITDEELCQVQDSDSVHNESQAEVESLDQSDTDLNSMFNSSTLDDSEELQVPQDAEICLLKSGELMIKLPLTVEEILNFGEDNRELFIKSSTYSIIPITVTETGLTINWVFSSDPKSIAFSVVYQESEEATLDQCKILIPMTRCNSHKETIRGQVKARNCGIYILIFDNTFSRNSTCNPLTFDDSEELQVSQDAEVRRTDVSRIV